The segment GCATCGGCGCGGTGCTGACCGGGGTGTTGCAGGCGCACCGGAAGTTCCTCTGGCCAGCCTTTGTGCCTTTACTGTCATCGCTGGTCGTTATCGGTGCCTACCTGGGCTACGGCGCGGTGACCGACGGCTCGATTCCGCAGCCCGCCGACGTTTCCGCCGGCGCCGAAGCGCTTCTGGCTTGGGGCACTACGGCAGGAGTTGTGGCGATATCTCTCCCGCTGCTACTGCCAACCCGGTCAACCGGCGTCAGGCTGCGTCCCACCTGGAGGTTCCCGGACGGCGTGGCCAGGCGAGCCATCAGCCTGGCAGGCGCGGGCATCGTGGCGCTGCTTGCTCAGCAGGCAGCCGCGGTGGTGATGTTGACCTTCGCCAACCGCCACGGTGGCGAGAGCGTGCTGCCGGTTTTCAACTACACCCAGGCCGTGTACCTGCTGCCGTATGCGGTGCTTATCGTTCCGCTGGCGACGGTTGCTTTCCCGCGACTGAGTGAACTTGCCGGGGCCGGAAACAAGGCCGAATTCGCCGAGCACGCAGCTCGAACGACCAGGGTCGTCGTCGCCACCAACGCGCTGAGCATTTCGGCTCTGATAGCCGCGGCAATACCGGTCGGGCAATTCTTCGCCAACTTGCGCACCGAAGGATCCACCGAGCCGTCCGAGGTCCTGCTCAGCATGGGCTCCGCGGTCGCCCTGATGGCCGTAGGTCTCTGGGGCTGGGGACTCGTGGCGCACCTCAGCCGCGCGCTGTACGCCCTGGAACGCGGCAGGCAGGCGGCAACGGCGACCGGAATCGGCTGGGCCGTTGCCGCGGCCGGTTACATCGGCTTCGGAGTCTTGTTCGCACGGCTGCTGCCGGGCGACCGGGGGAGCGCAACCCTGTTCGGCCTGGCCGCAGGAAACTCGCTCGGCATGCTGGTGGCCGGGGTGTTGCTGCTGATCGCGCTGCGCCGCTGCGCAGGCAAAGACGCCGTGCGCGACCTGCCCCGCACCATAATCGTCAGCACGGCAGGCAGCGTGGTGGCCGCGGCGGCCGGCTGGTTCGCTGCCGCGTGGCTGCTGCGGGTCGCCGAGCCGATCGGTCCGGTCAGCTCCGCGCTTGTCGCCGGAATTTTCGCCGCGCTGCTGGCTATCGCTATCGTTGTCGCCGTCGTGGTACTTGCCGACCGTTCGACCATAGCGGCCGCCAAAGCGCTCCGTTGACCGCGAGCTGCCGGCGAGACGACTAAGAGAAACGCTACAGATTGGGGGAACGGCTGATGAGGATCGCGTTGTTGCTCGGCTCATCTGCCGGAGGTGTCGGCACGCATGTCGCCTCACTGGCGAGGGAATTCGGCCGGACGGGCCAGCCAGTCACTGTGATCGGCCCGCAGGCAACCGACAAACAGTTCGGCTTCTCCGGGACCGGCGGCGTCGAGTTCATCCCACTCGAGGTGCCGACCCGGCTGTCCTTGCGGGATGTCAGCCAGGTTCAGGCGTTGCGCGCGGTACTGGTCCGCGAGCGGTTCGACATCGTGCATGCCCATGGTTTCCGCGCCGCCCTGTTGGCTGTCCTCGCCCGCCGCGGGCCGGGGCCGGGCCGTCCGACGGTGATCGCCACCTGGCACAACGCAGTGCTTGCCGGCGGCCTCCGCGGCAAGTTGGAGGCGGGGATCGAGTTACTGCTGGCCCGCACCGTCGACCTCACATTCGGCGCCAGCCAGGACCTGGTCGACCGGGCGCGGGACCTCGGGGCCCGGAACGCCCGGCTTGCTCCGGTCGCGGCGCCAAAAATGATCGACATCGACCCGAGCGAGGTAATCGCGGCGCATCAGAGGCTGCTTAAAGAGCTGGGTCTGCCTGATTCCAGCAAGCTGGTGCTGACCGTCGGCAGGGTGGCGCCGCAGAAGAACTACGACCTGCTGCTCGAGGCGGCCCGACTATGGCGGTCCAGTCATCCCGATGCGGTGTCCATCATCGCAGGCGGCGCCGATCAGGCTGAGCTTGCGCGTCTGCGCCGGATTGTCGATCGGGACGGGCTGCCGGTGCATTTCATCGGTGCTCGCCAGGACGTCTCAGCGCTGTACCGCAGCGCCGAAGTGTTTCTGCTGACCAGCCACTGGGAGGCGCGGGCGCTCGTCGTCCAGGAAGCGATGTCGGTTGGCCTGCCGGTGATAGCCAGGGCGGTGGGTGGCTTGCCGGAGCTGATTGACGACGCCGGAATCCTGGTGCGGTCACCTCGGCGTGAGGAGATCGCTGACGCCGTCATCTCGGTGCTCGACGATTCCGCGCTGCGGGGCGACCTCTCTGCGCGCGCCAGGCGCCGGGCACGAGAATTTCCGGACGAGGCGGAGGTGGCCGCGGAACTACTGGCGCGATATCACGCGTGCCGTGACCGTGCCGCCTGCGAGCTGGGATAACCTCGACCTATAGTCCGTCAAGCAAAACAAGGGAGAGCTTTCGAATGCGCGCGCGCCAGAAGTCGCTGGAAGGTCAATCCGGGCTACGCGTTTTGCACGCGGTCGGTGAGGCCGGCGGCGTGTACGGCGAGGTCGCGACCCTTGCCATAAACTCCCTGCCGAAGTACGGGCACAAGGTCGCCGTAGCCGGCAGCGCTGCTGTGCTGCGCGAACTCGTACCGGGCAAGCGGAAAGACGCACCGAAGGTTCGAAAGATCACCATCTCGCTGGGCGCGCGGCCACGACCGCTGCGAGATCTTGGCGCTGTGTGGAAGCTGCACAAACTGTTTCCGAAGACCGATGTCGTGCACGCGCACGGCCTGCACGTCGGAGCTCTGTGCGCGCTGGCGATGACCGGATTGCCCAAGTCATCCCGCCCGGCGCTGGTCGTGACGGTGCCGCGGCTGGCAAACGGCGCGGCAGTCGACGTCGAACATCTGGCCGGCCGGCTGATTTCCCGCCGAGCCGATGTGGTGCTTGGCGCGACGGAATCGATCGTTGGCCGCTTCGCCTCCCACGGACCGCACACCGAGCGTGCCCTTCTTCCGGCTACCGACACGGCGCAGTTTCTGATTCCACGCCGGACCCGGCAGGAGGTACGCGCAGACCTGAAGCTGGCCGAAGGCACCTGGCTGATCGCGTCGCCGGCCAAGCTGGCCGAAACGCAGGGTCTGACCACTCTGCTGTCTGCGGCGCAAAAGCTGAAACACAGCCGCCCCGACCGATCGATCATGGTGGCGCTCACCGGAACCGGCCCGCTGCGTCAGGTACTTGAGAAAGAGTTCGCCGGCCGCGGCCTGTCGATGATGGTCGCCGACGCTGATTCGGCGGTGGACGTTCTGAGCGCTGCCGATGTTGTCGTCACTACGACCGAGCTCTCCGGGCTCGACGCCGACCAGATCATGCAGCTGACTCGGCCGATTGTCGCCCTCGGCGGGCAAGACGCGACCGACTACTACGGCGAGGCCGCCGTTATCGTCGACGAGGATGACGAAGCGGCCGTGCTCAAGGCGATAAATGAGCTGGTCGACAATCCAGTCCGTCGCGGAGTCGGCGCAATCAACGCCCGCTCGCGCGTGCTGGGATCATCGCCGGCGCACGATGTAGTCGCGCAACTCGCCCGGCTCTACCCGGCGGTTGTGCGTGGCGAGCTTTCGGACGACGGCCAGGACGAGGCCAGGGCCGGCAAGAAGAGCCACGCGCACTAGGTCGGCAATCGCGCGGGGTTGCCCAGCCGGCTGTGAATGCTGGTAGTGTTAAAGTCCGTGGTTACGCGATCATTTCCCCGGCTCAGCGGGTCCCAGACGACCCGGCACATCTTCGTTACTGGAGGCGTCGCATCGTCTCTCGGGAAAGGGCTGACTGCGTCAAGCCTCGGCCATTTGCTGGCCGCACGTGGCCTGTCGGTCACGATGCAGAAACTGGATCCGTATCTGAACGTTGATCCAGGCACAATGAATCCGTTCCAGCACGGCGAGGTCTTCGTGACCGATGACGGCGCGGAAACCGACCTCGACATCGGGCACTACGAGCGCTTCCTCGGCGCCAACCTCGATGCCAGCGCCAACGTCACCACCGGGCAGGTGTATTCGACGGTGATCGCCAAGGAGCGGCGAGGCGAGTATCTGGGCGACACGGTGCAGGTTATCCCGCATATCACCGACGAGATCAAGAATCGGATGCGATCGCAGGCCACTCCGTTGAGCGGACCGGCACCAGACGTCATCATCACCGAGGTCGGCGGAACTGTCGGCGACATAGAGTCGCAGCCCTTCCTCGAGGCGGCGCGCCAGGTACGACAGGACATCGGCAGGGAGAACGTCTTCTTCGTGCACGTGTCGCTGGTGCCATACCTCGGCCCGTCCGGCGAACTGAAGACGAAGCCGACGCAGCATTCAGTCGCCGCGCTGCGCAGCATCGGCATCCAGCCTGACGCGCTGGTTCTGCGCGCCGACCGCGAGGTACCGGACAGCATCCGGGAGAAGATCGGCCGCGCCTGCGACGTCGACATCGAAGCTGTCATTTCCTGCATGGACGCGCCAAGCATCTACGACATCCCGAAAGTTCTGCACACTGGCGGTCTCGATGCCTATCTGATCCGCCGGCTCGATCTCCCGTTCAAGGACGTCGACTGGGAAGAATGGGACGAACTGCTCAAGCGCGTGCACAACCCGGCGCACAGCATCGAGCTCGCCCTGGTCGGCAAGTACATCGACCTGCCCGACGCCTACCTTTCGGTGACCGAGGCGCTGCGCGC is part of the Saxibacter everestensis genome and harbors:
- a CDS encoding glycosyltransferase; translated protein: MRARQKSLEGQSGLRVLHAVGEAGGVYGEVATLAINSLPKYGHKVAVAGSAAVLRELVPGKRKDAPKVRKITISLGARPRPLRDLGAVWKLHKLFPKTDVVHAHGLHVGALCALAMTGLPKSSRPALVVTVPRLANGAAVDVEHLAGRLISRRADVVLGATESIVGRFASHGPHTERALLPATDTAQFLIPRRTRQEVRADLKLAEGTWLIASPAKLAETQGLTTLLSAAQKLKHSRPDRSIMVALTGTGPLRQVLEKEFAGRGLSMMVADADSAVDVLSAADVVVTTTELSGLDADQIMQLTRPIVALGGQDATDYYGEAAVIVDEDDEAAVLKAINELVDNPVRRGVGAINARSRVLGSSPAHDVVAQLARLYPAVVRGELSDDGQDEARAGKKSHAH
- a CDS encoding glycosyltransferase family 4 protein translates to MRIALLLGSSAGGVGTHVASLAREFGRTGQPVTVIGPQATDKQFGFSGTGGVEFIPLEVPTRLSLRDVSQVQALRAVLVRERFDIVHAHGFRAALLAVLARRGPGPGRPTVIATWHNAVLAGGLRGKLEAGIELLLARTVDLTFGASQDLVDRARDLGARNARLAPVAAPKMIDIDPSEVIAAHQRLLKELGLPDSSKLVLTVGRVAPQKNYDLLLEAARLWRSSHPDAVSIIAGGADQAELARLRRIVDRDGLPVHFIGARQDVSALYRSAEVFLLTSHWEARALVVQEAMSVGLPVIARAVGGLPELIDDAGILVRSPRREEIADAVISVLDDSALRGDLSARARRRAREFPDEAEVAAELLARYHACRDRAACELG
- a CDS encoding CTP synthase, encoding MLVVLKSVVTRSFPRLSGSQTTRHIFVTGGVASSLGKGLTASSLGHLLAARGLSVTMQKLDPYLNVDPGTMNPFQHGEVFVTDDGAETDLDIGHYERFLGANLDASANVTTGQVYSTVIAKERRGEYLGDTVQVIPHITDEIKNRMRSQATPLSGPAPDVIITEVGGTVGDIESQPFLEAARQVRQDIGRENVFFVHVSLVPYLGPSGELKTKPTQHSVAALRSIGIQPDALVLRADREVPDSIREKIGRACDVDIEAVISCMDAPSIYDIPKVLHTGGLDAYLIRRLDLPFKDVDWEEWDELLKRVHNPAHSIELALVGKYIDLPDAYLSVTEALRAGGFANNAKVNIKWVASDLCETPEGAEKELGGVDAVCVPGGFGIRGIEGKLGALRYAREKQIPTLGLCLGLQCMVIEYARNVAGVADASSTEFDPETASPVIATMAEQQQFVEGAGDLGGTMRLGLYEAALTPGSVVAGAYGSETISERHRHRYEVNNAYRDQLTDAGLVISGTSPNGALVEFVELPAEEHPYYVATQAHPELRSRPTDAHPLFAGLVEAAIERQKAGRLIEVEPDGSSREPRPSSDAARPTADAAAQAAAGEQPA
- the murJ gene encoding murein biosynthesis integral membrane protein MurJ, encoding MKLVKVGAGFASAAALVAIITLLSRVVGFGRWLVFAPTVGSEGVGTAYQSANLVPNILFEVAVGGALAGAIVPLLAGPISRGARHETSRIASALLTWAITILFPASILLALLSRPLAELIVSSGDSAQQAAGTVDLAGRLLLVFSPQLLLYGIGAVLTGVLQAHRKFLWPAFVPLLSSLVVIGAYLGYGAVTDGSIPQPADVSAGAEALLAWGTTAGVVAISLPLLLPTRSTGVRLRPTWRFPDGVARRAISLAGAGIVALLAQQAAAVVMLTFANRHGGESVLPVFNYTQAVYLLPYAVLIVPLATVAFPRLSELAGAGNKAEFAEHAARTTRVVVATNALSISALIAAAIPVGQFFANLRTEGSTEPSEVLLSMGSAVALMAVGLWGWGLVAHLSRALYALERGRQAATATGIGWAVAAAGYIGFGVLFARLLPGDRGSATLFGLAAGNSLGMLVAGVLLLIALRRCAGKDAVRDLPRTIIVSTAGSVVAAAAGWFAAAWLLRVAEPIGPVSSALVAGIFAALLAIAIVVAVVVLADRSTIAAAKALR